Below is a genomic region from Neomonachus schauinslandi chromosome 2, ASM220157v2, whole genome shotgun sequence.
TTTTTGACATGCCCATATGGAGAAGGCTAACTCTGATATGTAAATCACATTCCTCATGCTAAAGAAGCTAACACTACATTTGGgtaaaaaaatatcagaaaggaaTTAAAACTGAAAAGACACCATAATTGTCAAATGAAATTGAACCTAAATAATCTGAAAGAGACCATACATTTTAGAGTAAATAGTAAACACAGCACTTTCAAAGTATAATAAaaggaagttttatttatataattacttTCAATTAAGACACTAAAGATCATTTtgatcaaaataagaaaaattttatttataactgaCTACATCGGAGCAATGATTCAAGTCGATGTCAGAAACTACTTTGGTCTAATTAGTacaacatgtttttattttaaaatgcattttcataCTCAAAGtggttatttattaatttctccaaaataaatatcaaagtaaGAAATGGCTGGCATTGACATCAATATCAATGAATAGAAACACAGACAGTTTTCCTGTCATTTAAGCGAAGCAGCCCTTTATTCCCATTTAATTCTGTGAGCCACCCACATAATAAATCGGTACACTGAAGGGACAATGAGCTGAAAGAAACATAAGGTAAGCAGAATTACAACTTACTTCGAAATGAGGCAAAATAGTGGCCCTTAATTGAAATACGTTCAGAGTAGTTGAGGAATTAAGAAGACATTCAAGTCAGCAATATACATAGCTGTAACAATGAGCTAAGGAAAGCATACGACAATATCATAGGTGATAATCAATTTTAAGTCAAGGTTCATCAAAGCCAATGAACTCAtgccaaaattaatttcatatataccatggatatgttaaataaattgtttcagaaaaagagaagtaatcaGTGCCAGTCAGCTGGCCtattgagagaaagaaatgttggCACAAATGGAGctgaaggaaaacagaatttggaTAATCAAAGAATGGCATGTGCACATAAACAGATGAAGGACTAGCTTGACAGAAGATACATGTACCCATGATGGGACTGATTTTGCAAGTTTTGGAAgccatttgttatttttcactAAAATCTTATGGAAGAAATGTTAGCAAAATTAATTCTGGCAGCAAAATGCAAGGTGGACTGACACATAGGCAGACTGGCACATAGACACACTGGCATATAGGCAAAAGAAGACGAATGAATAAAACTCATGCAAtaatacaaaaggaaatgaggCAAAGACAGTGCAACTGGAATGGGAAAACAGGGTAAATGGAAAGATGACCCATTTTAAGAAATTAGTGAATGAACACaactgacaaaagaaaaagatgagatttAGAGAATTAAAGAGAGGGAAGAATCATAGATGCTTAATAACACTTgcattgttaaaatataaaaataaaaacagtataatGAGTAGAATAGACAGAAAGGAGCATGATTGGTGGTAATTTAACAGATTAAGGTTTGTACCTATTGCACATAGGTTGATTAGAGACAAAAAATATAGTACTAAATTCTGAATTTGGAAACTCTTCCTCATTTTTCACAATATGTTGAGTGAAGATCACATAAAGTAAACTGAAAAAAACCATGAGTTATTGAAATATTTTGGTATCTTGCTATACCTGAATTACTATTGTACAAAGACCTAATGTGATCTTAGGCATTTTTCCTAGAAATAAAAGTCTTGAGATaaaattctcaggaaaaataGAGTTAgaaacttttttctaaaaaaattgataagctttGTGCAGTGGCAGTATCATAGTcaatgaggtttatctgaggcgcgattattgctaattaaaaaaaattgataatattgAGTATGATGACAACTTGATTTACTTTAAACAATGCTGAAGTAGTGTCTGAATTTTTAAAGCATGCGCTGGAAATTTACTGATATCCATTGCTGTATTTACTAACTACATCActggtctttcttccttttgtatttttttttttaatttcttattctcttaaaggttttacttatttgagaaagagagagagaggatgagcaggggggaggggtagaggaagaggaagcagactccccgctgagcagcgagcctgattcggactcgatcccaagacgctGAGAtgatgaccggagccaaaggcagttgcttgaTTGAcagggccacccaggtgcccatctttcttccttttttaaattgaagcctTGAAGACATGGTTgaagaaaagattatttatttgaactAATGATTTTACAGGAGCAACACATAACAATAAATTTCAGGAACAGAAGCCATTAATCAGGATTAATTTGGGAGGAATCATGGACCCCttaattttatgtatgttaaaagaaatttggattttataatgaaaatcatGCTCCggttttagggttttgtttttgtttttgtttttgtttttttacgtATTACTAATTGCTAGAGTATCATTATATTATGAAGGAGAAATATGTTTTTTCCGGTtcttacattagaaaaaaagcCACTATGGGGACTCACTAATTTAGCTTTAAGTCTTGTTATTTAGTGTAGTTCACAGAGCAACAGATTTTGCATCACTCAGGAGCtttttagaaatggaatttcCAGTCCATTCCAAgtttctgaatcagaatctgctttcacacaagatctccaggtgattcctatctccattaaagtttgaaaagcactaaATTAGCCTTATATAAACTGATCCACCCAGTTCCATCTGGCAGGTAACAATCCTTAAGATGAGTTATGATACATGTTTGAAGGTTTTATGAGAATGATGTTAAGGAATTTATTTAATGCTGGGGGAAATAAAACCGTTATTACTGAAAACCTAGGACTGTCAGGTACTGTGTTAGACATTTCCAAATCtagtaattcatttaattcttaacaATATTCTCTGAGGTAAGGGCACTATCTTCATGTCTCTGGGCATGAAAAACAGCCTCAGGTTAAATACCACATCTATTCCACAatcaataaattgaataaatattgaGCAACCCATTTCTGAAAGTCCCTGGGTTAGGCCTAGAAATAAAATGGGCATGGCCCCCTACTGTCATGGAATTACAAGGGTAGTGTGAGTTTCTAAGAGGGAAATCTAAACTTTCCTAAGTTACTTAGGGAAAACTTCTATTTGGAAAGAGTATTTAAACTGATTTCTGAGAAGCACATTTTTGTAAAGGTGgccctgaaaaaaacaaacaaacaagtgtgtctatcatggattttattttatttatttatttattttaagattttatttatttatttgacagagagagacacagtgagagagggaacacaagcagggggagtgggagagggagaagcaggcttcctgcgagcagggagcccgatgcggggctggatcccaggaccctgcgaccatgaccccagccgaaggcagacgcttaacgactgagccacccaggcgcccctgtcatggATTTTAGTAAGGGGAACCAAGCAGCAAGTTGAGGCTGGAACTTGGCAGGAATACTGCAAAACTTTGTAGCACAAGGTGAGGCTGTTGGGCCTCATCCACGACTCAAAGGAAGCCATTGGAGGATCATAAGCAAGGAAGTGACAAGCCCTGATCCACGTTTGGAAAAGATCCTTCAGTGAGACCTGTGCAAAGCCCTGCGGGCGGGTGGGTTTATTAGGGCCACTCCCCTAGTCAGCCTTTCTCCACCCAAGTCACCGCCTCCTGCTTCTCAGCGTAACTGTCTGAGGGAGGTGGGAAATGTATGAGAGGGGCGGGGGGAAGAAAACATtctccaaaaatattaaaaagaaaacatcccaCTTGGCAGCGGGTGCGCGGGAAGTTCAGCGCGCGAGTTCCGGGTTTCCCGCCAGCCGCCAGCCCGCCCCCCCGCCGGCCGCAGCCCGggtgagcccccagccccagctcggCCGCAGCCTGCTGGGCCGCGTCCGTCGGTCGGTccgcttcccctccccccacccgcccatTCTCAGGCGCCGCGCGGGGCCGGCCGCGCCGAGAGTGGCCGGGGTTTGTCAGGGCGCCCGCAGCCCGCGTTGGCCCCGGCCGCGCCTCGGCGGCTGCGCTTGCACAACTCGGCCCCGGGCGGGTTCGGGTCTCGCCGGGGCCCTGCGCCCTCCGCCCACACGGCGCGGCCGGAGCAGCCGCCTCCAACGCCACTTGTGGAGTTCTTCCCCCGGCGGCGGTAACTTTACACTAGCCTGCGAGAGGCCTATTTTTATTCAGAAACCAGCAACCGGAGTGTCTATAGAGAACGCTCCGATGGAGGGCCAGCCCACCACTTGAGGATTTCTCACAGATTGGTGGGGAAGGAACGTCTTGCCCTACTAGCCTTTCTCTGAGATTTCAGAATTCTGCGGCCATCATATAATTAGAGCGGAATTGGTTGCTCGCGGGGGCGGGGAGCTTTTTGATCAGCTGTTGCCCTAACCTGGCGGAGCTGACGCTGAACCCCACCTCTCGGCCTCTAAGCCCCGAGACCATCACGCAAAGCCCGGCCCAGACCGTGGCCTGGTCACCTTCCTGCTGGAATCGTTCCAAGAGCTGTTAGGGACAGGCTCACGGTGGGGAGGAGCAAAGAGATGAGTATAGCAGCCAAGTACCGCCAGGCATCCCTGTATGTGGGTGATCTCAATGCAGATGTCACGGAAGACCTGCTGTTCAAAAAGTTCAGCACTGTGGGGCCTGTGCTGTCCATCCGCATCTGCAGGGACCTGGTCACCCGCCGCTCTCTGGGCTATGCCTACGTGAACTTTCTGAAGCTGGCTGATGCCCAGAAGGCCCTGGACACAATGAACTTTGACATGATAAAAGGCAAACCCATCCGTCTCATGTGGTCTCAACGTGATGCCTACTTAAGGAAATCTGGCATTGGCAACGTGTTCATCAAGAATCTGGACAAATCTATTGATAACAAAACCCTTTATGAACATTTTTCAGCTTTTGGGAAGATCCTATCCTCCAAGGTGATGAGTGATGATCAAGGCTCTAGGGGCTATGCATTTGTGCACTTCCAGAACCAGATCGCCGCCGACAGGGCCATCCAGGAGATGAATGGGGCCCTGCTTAAGGACTGCAGGCTGTTTGTTGGCAGATTCAAGAACCGTAAAGATCGGGAAGCCGAGCTCCAAAACAAGGTCAATGAATTCACCAATGTTTACATCAAAAACTTTGGAGATGACATGGATGATGAGAGACTGAAGGAAGCTTTTAGTAAATATGGCAAAACCCTGAGCGTTAAGGTGATGACAGATTCCAGTGGGAAATCCAAAGGCTTTGGCTTTGTGAGTTTTGATAGCCATGAGGCTGCCAAAAAGGctgttgaagaaatgaatggaaaggaCATAAACGGACAGCTGCTTTTTGTAGGCCGGGCGCAAAAGAAATCAGAGCGGCAGGCGGAGTTAAAGCAAATGTTTGAGCAGCTGAAACAGGAAAGATTTCGGAGATGCCAGGGCATGAAGCTCTATATTAAGAACCTTGATGATACCATTGATGATGAAAAACTGTGGAGGGAATTTTCTTCGTTTGGGTCAATTAGCAGAGTCAAGATAATGCGGGAAGAAGGGCGAAGCAAAGGGTTTGGCTTgatctgcttctcctctcctgaGGAGGCCACTAAAGCAATGGCTGAGATGAATGGCCGAATCTTGGGCTCCAAGCCACTCTACGTTGCCCTGGCCCAGAGGCCCTAGGAGAGAAAAACTTACTGCACCAGCCAGTGTTTGCAGCAGGCGTGCGAATGATAGTGATCTCTGCCTTTGAATTATCCTCAGAAAATTTCAAATCCCAGCTGATGGCCGCTTAGTTTAGTAAACTTTGTGATAAAAGGTTTTGTATACAaagctattttttcttgtgtggaaaaataaatgaatcttggAAGCTTGATTCATTTTACAGAGGCACATCTTCTAATTACAATGTtacatatttctctgtttttgaCTTAGTATTCAAAGCAATAAGTAtaattagatatatttttattacattttgaacCATCTGAAGTGAGGTAATTATTTgagtttatttcatattttctttcttattttaataatattgccagctttaatttcttctatgaaaatatgctaaaaataattcttataccTAAGGATcacaaagtaatttatttttacaaacagaaattttctaatttctcctctaagctttttaaagaaaccaaagatTTAAGAATTGCTAGTATAAatctaatttcattttgaattaatgtttaaAGTACTAGGAAATAGttgaatttcttttgaatttgtatcctgatgtgattatttttttgatggctgaaatTAATGATGGAGGTTTTTAATGTTGCCTACAAACCTGATTTGTAGGATATTTTGCTATTCTTTCCCTTGGTAGACTATATATAATTCATGTGCTTGCTAGTTATCAAAACTGGGACTTGAATAGTAAAACCTTAACTTCTACATTCTTTAAGTTATAAACTTTTATCAATAAGATGACAAAAAGTTGGCTTGGTTTTAATTCTCTTCATACCTATACAAGTTAGTATTATGACTTAAGTTTTTACCAGACACCAATATTATAAAAGTCATATATAGAGAATATAGAAATTCTGTTTAACAATTCTTTTTCAATCTCTATTTTATATTGTTCGATGTAATGATATTATCTCAGGGTTCAGAAAagtatgtttctttatttttatgaactcATATCTCTTTTTATTAGAACACGAGCGATACATAACCCATTAAGATTCAGTTTTAGCCTCAATTTATCAGAAGCTCACTAATTTTCTGATAAATTGAAATTACATCAATTTGCCTGTTTTCTAGAATAATATTTTAGTCCCATTCCagacctccctctctctctacccttgATCTATATTACTCAGCTTtgctttatacttttttaaaaagggttttattatattgatttttactATATGCTATTTGAAATCCACCTTGGAAACAGAGACAAGAATTattcatttacacttaaataattacttttaaaattctgttttaccggggcgcctgggtggctcagttggttaagcgactgccttcggctcaggtcatgatcctggagtcccgggatcgagtcccgcatcgggctccctgcttggcggggagtctgctcctccctctgaccctcccccctctcatgtgctctctctctctctctctctcaaataaataaataaaaatctttaaaaaaaaaaattctgttttaccAAAGGTGTCTGGAGAATAGCTTTGCTGTtcttgttgttgctattttattttattttattttaatcttattttttttttttactctgcttAGAGGTTTCCTGTAACCATATATTAAAGTCTTCTGTTTCTTATATTACCAGTAcaaaagatatattaaaagattttctttggcAATACTTTAGCtatgaaagaatgagaaaatctgtttctgtttatttttgtatagacTATATGTTTATTCATGgcacattttctaaattaaaaatctcttttagaCAATGAAAAAATTATGGACAATGAAAAACTTACAGCAACATATAATACTATTATGCAGACAAATCTTCTGTTAAAATTTGTTGCATATCctcccaatttttttaaacatatacacatagataatttaacaaaaatagaaTAACTATAACCTTAttacaaattacttttttaattttataatatgccATATCAATTTCCATATCCACAAATAATTATttgcattataattttaatgacttttattCCTTCAATGTTTGTACTATAATATAATGAATTTCCTCTTGATATGGATAAAGGTTGTTAGATTGTTTCCtaccctccccttttttttcttctgtcataaACAACTTGGAGATAAACACCCTTGCAAATTTATGTATGCTGATATATCCAGTTATTTTCTTAAGGAAATGTATAATTCATTGGAATTAATGTTTAAAAGGgcagtagttttaaaaataattttgataaatattgcccAAATGCTCTCCAGAAAACTTGtgccatttccatttccattttctgtgtGGAGGGCTGCCCATTTCCATATACTCCAAGTACAAGAGATTATTTTGTTTAAGTTGTTAGCCAATTCAAAATGatacataaagcaaaatatttcatggttactttttttttttattactacaaAAGTTAAATACCATTTcttgtgtttgttggccatctgtgttttcatatttatgaattaATGTTTCATGATcttcatctgttttccttttgggttgtttttatttgtacGGATTTGTTACATTTCTTTACGTATTAAGAACaaaagtttagggcgcctgggtggctcagttggttaggcgactgccttcagctcaggtcatgatcctggagtccctggatcgagtcccgcatcgggctccctgctccgcagggagtctgcttctccctctgaccctcccccctctcatatgctctctctcattctctctctcaaataaataaataaaatcttaaaaaaaaaaaaaaagaacaaaagtttagacttttttccccaatattcTCACTTTGTTTATAGTTTTGAGGGTCATTCCAAAGTTAAATTTAAACTCAGAAATTTCAGTCTTTTACTTAGAAGGTTTTGATGTTATGATTCAAAACACTTTGAACAactcaaatacacacacacacacaattaatcTGTATCGTCTTCTACTACTTTCAGAGTTTTCTTTCTCAATAATTTCTAAGCAAAACTTTTGTCTGTGAAGTATCTTATCCACAGTTGTAGTAAATCTCTTAAAAGTATCTTGCTTTTCAAGCTTTATTAATATGTTTGGTAAATACCTACCTCCTGTAAGAATCTATGTGAGACTCATATGCCAACTTGAATACATTGGGcctttgaatcactgtgttgAGAAGTATTTACCTCAAAAGCAGAGAGTTTTTAAGAAGACTGGGCAATAGGACTGGGAAATGTAGTAGGTGTGTCAAGCCTTGACATCTCTTTCTGGCTAAGCCAGTCTATCAAAGTGTTCAAATATTTGAACAATATTTCATAATGCTTGTAAATGGATTGTTAAGATAATATCAGGGAACTGAGTGCTATGTGCACAAGGAATTAATAGGACATAATATCAGATGTCTAGATGAATTGTAGCTGTAGCTTCATGACACAATATTCTATCATTTTAGTagaaattgcttatttttatatttaccgTAAGAAATGACAAAgtcactttataaaaaaatataatcctGTGGATTTTcttgattaatttatttgaattttgctcattttcaattttgtgtgtgtgataataTCAAGtcatcctaggggcgcctgggtggctcagtcgttaagcgtctgcctttggctcaggtcatgatcccagggtcctgggatcgagccccgcatcgggctccctgctccgcgggaagcctgcttcttctcccactctccctgcttgtgttccctctctcgctgtgtctctctctctgtcaaataaataaataaaatctagaaaaaaaaaaaaaaaaaaatatcaagtcaTCCTAGTTGGCAGTACAGGTTcattctttgaagaaaattaatCATTATGCCCAAGTGCCTTGATAAATAAGAAGAATCTTTACTTTTCTGATAAGCATTCCAGTAAGAGCTAATTTACATAGGTGCCTTCAGCCACTGCCTCTATTCTTGCCTTCCTCTACCTACAGATATTGCCAAGTTTGTTGTAGTTACCTGCTGGCATGCACCGCCAATTCAATAAATGTGCCTTCTAACATTTACCTAAAcataaaaaatttctaaatatttttaaatttttaaatgaaaatctttagttagaaaaagaaacattttaaagtggTTTAGAATTGGTAatttcagggctcctgggtggctcagttgttaagcatctgccttcggctcaggtcatggtcccggggtcctggaatcgagccccgcatcgggctccctgctccgcgggaagcccgcttctccctctcccactccccctgcttgtgttccctctctcactgtgtctctctctgtcaaataaataaaatcctaaaaaa
It encodes:
- the PABPC4L gene encoding LOW QUALITY PROTEIN: polyadenylate-binding protein 4-like (The sequence of the model RefSeq protein was modified relative to this genomic sequence to represent the inferred CDS: substituted 1 base at 1 genomic stop codon); this translates as MSIAAKYRQASLYVGDLNADVTEDLLFKKFSTVGPVLSIRICRDLVTRRSLGYAYVNFLKLADAQKALDTMNFDMIKGKPIRLMWSQRDAYLRKSGIGNVFIKNLDKSIDNKTLYEHFSAFGKILSSKVMSDDQGSRGYAFVHFQNQIAADRAIQEMNGALLKDCRLFVGRFKNRKDREAELQNKVNEFTNVYIKNFGDDMDDERLKEAFSKYGKTLSVKVMTDSSGKSKGFGFVSFDSHEAAKKAVEEMNGKDINGQLLFVGRAQKKSERQAELKQMFEQLKQERFRRCQGMKLYIKNLDDTIDDEKLWREFSSFGSISRVKIMREEGRSKGFGLICFSSPEEATKAMAEMNGRILGSKPLYVALAQRPXERKTYCTSQCLQQACE